DNA sequence from the Penaeus monodon isolate SGIC_2016 chromosome 28, NSTDA_Pmon_1, whole genome shotgun sequence genome:
TACCTATATATTCTTGgttaaattaaaaacaagaacCATCTCTCACATTACGGNNNNNNNNNNNNNNNNNNNNNNNNNNNNNNNNNttgaataaataactataaaagaaaaagactaaactAAAAAGCGAATAAAGATATAACAAACTACAGCCTCGAGCAGATAGATGTCCCGCCTTTTGCTCCACGACCAACGAGCCATTATGGAATCCAGTGCCTCTCCATCACCTTGCCTCGTAGTCGCGGAAATAACAGCTGTATCACGCATAACTCCCCTTCTAACATCGCTCGTGTGAATATGCGTCTCTTCTCCTGTCGTGCTTGGCGGGATTAATAGGGTGTCGGTTNNNNNNNNNNNNNNNNNNNNNNNNNNNNNNNNTCTAGATGCTTACTGCATGCAAGAGCATCAGTGGGAGAGAACCTTCCTCGGGTTGCGTTNNNNNNNNNNNNNNNNNNNNNNNNNNNNNNNNNNNNNNNNNNNNNNNNNNNNNNNNNNNNNNNNNNNNNNNNNNNNNNNNNNNNNNNNNNNNNNNNNNNNNNNNNNNNNNNNNNNNNNNNNNNNNNNNNNNNNNNNNNNNNNNNNNNNNNNNNNNNNNNNNNNNNNNNNNNNNNNNNNNNNNNNNNNNNNNNNNNNNNNNNNNNNNNNNNNNNNNNNNNNNNNNNNNNNNNNNNNNNNNNNNNNNNNNNNNNNNNNNNNNNNNNNNNNNNNNNNNNNNNNNNNNNNNNNNNNNNNNNNNNNNNNNNNNNNNNNNNNNNNNNNNNNNNNNNNNNNNNNNNNNNNNNNNNNNNNNNNNNNNNNNNNNNNNNNNNNNNNNNNNNNNNNNNNNNNNNNNNNNNNNNNNNNNNNNNNNNNNNNNNNNNNNNNNNNNNNNNNNNNNNNNNNNNNNNNNNNNNNNNNNNNNNNNNNNNNNNNNNNNNNNNNNNNNNNNNNNNNNNNNNNNNNNNNNNNNNNNNNNNNNNNNNNNNNNNNNNNNNNNNNNNNNNNNNNNNNNNNNNNNNNNNNNNNNNNNNNNNNNNNNNNNNNNNNNNNNNNNNNNNNNNNNNNNNNNNNNNNNNNNNNNNNNNNNNNNNNNNNNNNNNNNNNNNNNNNNNNNNNNNNNNNNNNNNNNNNNNNNNNNNNNNNNNNNNNNNNNNNNNNNNNNNNNNNNNNNNNNNNNNNNNNNNNNNNNNNNNNNNNNNNNNNNNNNNNNNNNNNNNNNNNNNNNNNNNNNNNNNNNNNNNNNNNNNNNNNNNNNNNNNNNNNNNNNNNNNNNNNNNNNNNNNNNNNNNNNNNNNNNNNNNNNNNNNNNNNNNNNNNNNNNNNNNNNNNNNNNNNNNNNNNNNNNNNNNNNNNNNNNNNNNNNNNNNNNNNNNNNNNNNNNNNNNNNNNNNNNNNNNNNNNNNNNNNNNNNNNNNNNNNNNNNNNNNNNNNNNNNNNNNNNNNNNNNNNNNNNNNNNNNNNNNNNNNNNNNNNNNNNNNNNNNNNNNNNNNNNNNNNNNNNNNNNNNNNNNNNNNNNNNNNNNNNNNNNNNNNNNNNNNNNNNNNNNNNNNNNNNNNNNNNNNNNNNNNNNNNNNNNNNNNNNNNNNNNNNNNNACGTANNNNNNNNNNNNNNNNNNNNNNNNNNNNNNNNNNNNNNNNNNNNNNNNNNNNNNNNNNNNNNNNNNNNNNNNNNNNNNNNNNNNNNNNNNNNNNNNNNNNNNNNNNNNNNNNNNNNNNNNNNNNNNNNNNNNNNNNNNNNNNNNNNNNNNNNNNNNNNNNNNNNNNNNNNNNNNNNNNNNNNNNNNNNNNNNNNNNNNNNNNNNNNNNNNNNNNNNNNNNNNNNNNNNNNNNNNNNNNNNNNNNNNNNNNNNNNNNNNNNNNNNNNNNNNNNNNNNNNNNNNNNNNNNNNNNNNNNNNNNNNNNNNNNNNNNNNNNNNNNNNNNNNNNNNNNNNNNNNNNNNNNNNNNNNNNNNNNNNNNNNNNNNNNNNNNNNNNNNNNNNNNNNNNNNNNNNNNNNNNNNNNNNNNNNNNNNNNNNNNNNNNNNNNNNNNNNNNNNNNNNNNNNNNNNNNNNNNNNNNNNNNNNNNNNNNNNNNNNNNNNNNNNNNNNNNNNNNNNNNNNNNNNNNNNNNNNNNNNNNNNNNNNNNNNNNNNNNNNNNNNNNNNNNNNNNNNNNNNNNNNNNNNNNNNNNNNNNNNNNNNNNNNNNNNNNNNNNNNNNNNNNNNNNNNNNNNNNNNNNNNNNNNNNNNNNNNNNNNNNNNNNNNNNNNNNNNNNNNNNNNNNNNNNNNNNNNNNNNNNNNNNNNNNNNNNNNNNNNNNNNNNNNNNNNNNNNNNNNNNNNNNNNNNNNNNNNNNNNNNNNNNNNNNNNNNNNNNNNNNNNNNNNNNNNNNNNNNNNNNNNNNNNNNNNNNNNNNNNNNNNNNNNNNNNNNNNNNNNNNNNNNNNNNNNNNNNNNNNNNNNNNNNNNNNNNNNNNNNNNNNNNNNNNNNNNNNNNNNNNNNNNNNNNNNNNNNNNNNNNNNNNNNNNNNNNNNNNNNNNNNNNNNNNNNNNNNNNNNNNNNNNNNNNNNNNNNNNNNNNNNNNNNNNNNNNNNNNNNNNNNNNNNNNNNNNNNNNNNNNNNNNNNNNNNNNNNNNNNNNNNNNNNNNNNNNNNNNNNNNNNNNNNNNNNNNNNNNNNNNNNNNNNNNNNNNNNNNNNNNNNNNNNNNNNNNNNNNNNNNNNNNNNNNNNNNNNNNNNNNNNNNNNNNNNNNNNNNNNNNNNNNNNNNNNNNNNNNNNNNNNNNNNNNNNNNNNNNNNNNNNNNNNNNNNNNNNNNNNNNNNNNNNNNNNNNNNNNNNNNNNNNNNNNNNNNNNNNNNNNNNNNNNNNNNNNNNNNNNNNNNNNNNNNNNNNNNNNNNNNNNNNNNNNNNNNNNNNNNNNNNNNNNNNNNNNNNNNNNNNNNNNNNNNNNNNNNNNNNNNNNNNNNNNNNNNNNNNNNNNNNNNNNNNNNNNNNNNNNNNNNNNNNNNNNNNNNNNNNNNNNNNNNNNNNNNNNNNNNNNNNNNNNNNNNNNNNNNNNNNNNNNNNNNNNNNNNNNNNNNNNNNNNNNNNNNNNNNNNNNNNNNNNNNNNNNNNNNNNNNNNNNNNNNNNNNNNNNNNNNNNNNNNNNNNNNNNNNNNNNNNNNNNNNNNNNNNNNNNNNNNNNNNNNNNNNNNNNNNNNNNNNNNNNNNNNNNNNNNNNNNNNNNNNNNNNNNNNNNNNNNNNNNNNNNNNNNNNNNNNNNNNNNNNNNNNNNNNNNNNNNNNNNNNNNNNNNNNNNNNNNNNNNNNNNNNNNNNNNNNNNNNNNNNNNNNNNNNNNNNNNNNNNNNNNNNNNNNNNNNNNNNNNNNNNNNNNNNNNNNNNNNNNNNNNNNNNNNNNNNNNNNNNNNNNNNNNNNNNNNNNNNNNNNNNNNNNNNNNNNNNNNNNNNNNNNNNNNNNNNNNNNNNNNNNNNNNNNNNNNNNNNNNNNNNNNNNNNNNNNNNNNNNNNNNNNNNNNNNNNNNNNNNNNNNNNNNNNNNNNNNNNNNNNNNNNNNNNNNNNNNNNNNNNNNNNNNNNNNNNNNNNNNNNNNNNNNNNGGAGAAAATCAGAGCTTGTTCATACTGTCTAATNNNNNNNNNNNNNNNNNNNNNNNNNNNNNNNNNNNNNNNNNNNNNNNNNNNNNNNNNNNNNNNNNNNNNNNNNNNNNNNNNNNNNNNNNNNNNNNNNNNNNNNNNNNNNNNNNNNNNNNNNNNNNNNNNNNNNNNNNNNNNNNNNNNNNNNNNNNNNNNNNNNNNNNNNNNNNNNNNNNNNNNNNNNNNNNNNNNNNNNNNNNNNNNNNNNNNNNNNNNNNNNNNNNNNNNNNNNNNNNNNNGGTNNNNNNNNNNNNNNNNNNNNNNNNNNNNNNNNNNNNNNNNNNNNNNNNNNNNNNNNNNNNNNNNNNNNNNNNNNNNNNNNNNNNNNNNNNNNNNNNNNNNNNNNNNNNNNNNNNNNNNNNNNNNNNNNNNNNNNNNNNNNNNNNNNNNNNNNNNNNNNNNNNNNNNNNNNNNNNNNNNNNNNNNNNNNNNNNNNNNNNNNNNNNNNNNNNNNNNNNNNNNNNNNNNNNNNNNNNNNNNNNNNNNNNNNNNNNNNNNNNNNNNNNNNNNNNNNNNNNNNNNNNNNNNNNNNNNNNNNNNNNNNNNNNNNNNNNNNNNNNNNNNNNNNNNNNNNNNNNNNNNNNNNNNNNNNNNNNNNNNNNNNNNNNNNNNNNNNNNNNNNNNNNNNNNNNNNNNNNNNNNNNNNNNNNNNNNNNNNNNNNNNNNNNNNNNNNNNNNNNNNNNNNNNNNNNNNNNNNNNNNNNNNNNNNNNNNNNNNNNNNNNNNNNNNNNNNNNNNNNNNNNNNNNNNNNNNNNNNNNNNNNNNNNNNNNNNNNNNNNNNNNNNNNNNNNNNNNNNNNNNNNNNNNNNNNNNNNNNNNNNNNNNNNNNNNNNNNNNNNNNNNNNNNNNNNNNNNNNNNNNNNNNNNNNNNNNNNNNNNNNNNNNNNNNNNNNNNNNNNNNNNNNNNNNNNNNNNNNNNNNNNNNNNNNNNNNNNNNNNNNNNNNNNNNNNNNNNNNNNGTGGGGTAGGGGAAAGCCCGAATTCACATCCCCCAGACGGCCAAACCACAGTTGAtaagaatataaattaaaacTCATTCTGAAGGGAGAAGTTGATaggaaataccaataaaaaagaagacaaacgAGAATACCGAGCGACAGTAACTTAAATTAATGAGATGGGAACATCTCTGGTTGGCACTGGCCAATGAAATGGGACCTTCCTTACTTGGGCGTTAAGAGAGACTCGTGGAGGGTTTATCTGACAGGGTGAGCCATCGCCAACAGATAATCCCCACAGGGGCATAATATAGTACTTTgagacataattatatataagtaaacctTGTTAACAGTAAATAAACGAGAAAAATACTGTTGAATGATATCACAGTGGGATATATTAACAGTAATCATAAGATTTAAAACAGAAGCCAAatttaagtataagtataaaacaaTGTACAAAATTGTCCAGGCTTCCCAACGAAAAACTCTTCTTAATTAAACATGTAATAAGATCGGCGGCGTGATGTATAGAAGTACTCGACGACAAGTAAAATTAGCATTGATAAAGGTTtagcatttatttttataaaatatctaataactTTACAAAGTTTGCTATGAATAAGAAGTTAACGCGAGATATGAAGGATTTCGATACTAGGCAAGTACAttcaattattttaaaacatataaactgAATGTAAATATCAGTCTCCATCCACGACAAAGCATTCCttagaatctgaaaaaaaaatcaatgacagTCCCATAATtgcaggggagggagaaggggagtcaTTGGCCATCAGCAGGCTTATTCGCCCCCGAGAGATTCGAAACTTCTCGAAGCATAACAGGAAACGCAAGAAATAAACAGCATCGCAGAAGTTTGATACAAAAGCGTATACAGCATAGTTTGTCAGCACGATGGCGTATTTTGAGTGTTGTTTGCCCGGGCGAGACTCAGGCGTTCCCAAGTGTCGTTTTCTGGGTTCGGGCTTGGGCTGGGATTCGGGTTCGGGCTGGGATTCGGGTTCGGACTCGGGCTGGGATTCGGGTTCGGGCTCGGGCTGGGATTCGGGTTCGGGCTCGGGCTGGGATTCGGGTTCGGGCTCGGGCTGGGATTCGGGTTCGGGATCGGGCTGGGATTCGGGTTCGGGCTTGGGCTGGGATTCGGGTTCGGGCTAGGGCTGGATTCGGGTTCGGGCTCGGACTGGGATTCGGGTTCGGGCTTAGGTTGGGATTCGGGTTCGGGCTCGGGCTGGGATTCGGGTTCGGGCTCGGGCTGGGATTCGGGTTCGGGCTCGGGCTGGGATTCGGGTTCGGGCTCGGGCTGGGATTCGGGTTCGGGCTCGGGCTGGGATTCAGGTTCGGGCTGGGATTCGGGTTCGGGCTTGGGCTGGGATTCGGGTTCGGGCTCGGGCTGGGATTCGGGTTCGGGCTCGGGCTGGGATTCGGGTTCGGGCTTGGGCTGGGATTTGGGTTCGGGCTCGGGCTGGGATTCGGGTTCGGGCTCGGACTGGGATTCGGGTTCGGGCTCGGACTGGGATTCGGGTTCGGGCTCGGGCTGGGATTCGGGTTCGGACTCGGGCTGGGATTCGGGTTCGGGCTCGGGCTGGGATTCGGGTTCGGGCTCGGGCTGGGATTCGGGTTCAGGCTTGGGCTGGGATTCGGGTTCGGGCTGGGATTCGGGTTCGGGCTTGGGCTGGGATTCGGGTTCGGGCTCGGGCTGGGATTCGGGTTCGGGCTAGGGCTGGGAATCGGGTTCAGGCTCGGGCTGGGATTCGGGTTCGGGCTCGGACTGGGATTTGGGTTCGGGCTCGGACTGGGATTCGGGTTCGGGCTGGGATTCGGGTTCGGGCTCGGGCTGGGATTCGGGTTCGGGTTCGGCTCGAGCNNNNNNNNNNNNNNNNNNNNNNNNNNNNNNNNNNNNNNNNNNNNNNNNNNNNNNNNNCGTCGGAAGGCGTGGGGAGAAAGTGAATTCCGGAAACAGGCGCGGAAGCTGAAACGCGTGTGTGAGGAGCNNNNNNNNNNNNNNNNNNNNNNTGAACAGTGTGAAAGGAATcggaaaagagtaagagaagggaTATGAGCATGAGAGTAGATGANNNNNNNNNNNNNNNNNNNNNNNNNNNNNNNNNNNNNNNNNNNNNNNNNNNNNNNNNNNNNNNNNNNNNNNNNNNNNNNNNNNNNNNNNNNNNNNNNNNNNNNNNNNNNNNNNNNNNNNNNNNNNNNNNNNNNNNNNNNNNNNNNNNNNNNNNNNNNNNNNNNNNNNNNNNNNNNNNNNNNNNNNNNNNNNNNNNNNNNNNNNNNNNNNNNNNNNNNNNNNNNNNNNNNNNNNNNNNNNNNNNNNNNNNNNNNNNNNNNNNNNNNNNNNNNNNNNNNNNNNNNNNNNNNNNNNNNNNNNNNNNNNNNNNNNNNNNNNNNNNNNNNNNNNNNNNNNNNNNNNNNNNNNNNNNNNNNNNNNNNNNNNNNNNNNNNNNNNNNNNNNNNNNNNNNNNNNNNNNNNNNNNNNNNNNNNNNNNNNNNNNNNNNNNNNNNNNNNNNNNNNNNNNNNNNNCACTACATCATATATACTTTACCAAATACTCAgcattttgaaaatttgaaatcCGTTCCATTTAATCTACCTTNNNNNNNNNNNNNNNNNNNNNNNNNNNNNNNNNNNNNNNNNNNNNNNNNNNNNNNNNNNNNNNNNNNNNNNNNNNNNNNNNNNNNNNNNNNNNNNNNNNNNNNNNNNNNNNNNNNNNNNNNNNNNNNNNNNNNNNNNNNNNNNNNNNNNNNNNNNNNNNNNNNNNNNNNNNNNNNNNNNNNNNNNNNNNNNNNNNNNNNNNNNNNNNNNNNNNNNNNNNNNNNNNNNNNNNNNNNNNNNNNNNNNNNNNNNNNNNNNNNNNNNNNNNNNNNNNNNNNNNNNNNNNNNNNNNNNNNNNNNNNNNNNNNNNNNNNNNNNNNNNNNNNNNNNNNNATGTATGAAAATAACAAACTATAGCCATATCAACAGCGGAGGCAACGGCTATAGTGAAAGACCTTTTCCGTACATGTTTGCGCGTTAGTTGTCAGATTGGTAATTAAATGTCGCAATTGTTATGACTTGCTCGTGACGCGTCGAGTCCTGATGACGTGCACGATAATGCTGAACAGGAACAGGTCCAAAAGTAAGAATATTTCTCGGAATTGTTTGGCGGGGCAGTAGTGACAAAATTGATGGtatttattaatgataaggaCTGTTGTCATgtcagaaagaaagtaaaaacaccCTTGATACGATGGTGACGGATGATAACAGTGTGCATTTAACCATGGCACGAAATCTAGAAATTAGGGGGAAATGGTAAGAAACGTTTCTTTCTNNNNNNNNNNNNNNNNNNNNNNNNNNNNNNNNNNNNNNNNNNNNNNNNNNNNNNNNNNNNNNNNNNNNNNNNNNNNNNNNNNNNNNNNagaaaggagaaaaaaaaggaagcagaaagaTAATCCAGAACATAGTTATAACGTCAGAGTGtgagaggaaaaaacgaaaatgctgtaaaacaaataagcaaaataatatagagaagaaaatcaagaaattaaGGACAGAAAAAGAGTAACCGTTTGCCTACGTCTCTCATCCATCTATTTCTCGTTCGGGCTGAGTTGAGGTAATCACTCACCCCGCCATCCCTCTCCATGTCTAAAGGAAGACATACATGTAATGTATGCactgtatatatttgttaattttgaACAGAAGTATGAGCATGCTTTAATTCACATACAAGCTGTATATGCAATCAACTGACACATTTTACAAAATCTCCTTTACACAGTACTATTCCCACATTTGTGTATTAAGCATTTTATACTCTTTCATACTAAAGAGGTGTCAATCTAATTTTCAATACAAATAGGATACATACTGACATGCAGTATATCAAACAGAAACACCTGCATACCGGTTGGTACACTCGCAAGCATAAGTAACTACATTTATAATGACACAAAATTTAAGAAGCCAACGGTTCGAATTTATCCTTTTTACTCATGAATATAGAATGGTAAAACAACAATgcaatagacatacatatagtgAACATGAGAAAGATGATGTTAAGATTATTGACATGGAAAAACAAAACAGTGGACCNNNNNNNNNNNNNNNNNNNNNNNNNNNNNNNNNNNNNNNNNNNNNNNNNNNNNNNNNNNNNNNNNNNNNGTCANNNNNNNNNNNNNNNNNNNNNNNNNNNNNNNNNNNNNN
Encoded proteins:
- the LOC119591092 gene encoding cell wall protein IFF6-like, translating into MAYFECCLPGRDSGVPKCRFLGSGLGWDSGSGWDSGSDSGWDSGSGSGWDSGSGSGWDSGSGSGWDSGSGSGWDSGWDSGSGSGWDSGSGSGWDSGSGSGWDSGSGSGWDSGSGSGWDSGSGWDSGSGLGWDSGSGSGWDSGSGSGWDSGSGLGWDLGSGSGWDSGSGSDWDSGSGSDWDSGSGSGWDSGSDSGWDSGSGSGWDSGSGSGWDSGSGLGWDSGSGWDSGSGLGWDSGSGSGWDSGSG